In Methanobacterium bryantii, the following proteins share a genomic window:
- the galU gene encoding UTP--glucose-1-phosphate uridylyltransferase GalU, producing MKAVIPAAGLGTRFLPATKAQPKEMLPVFNKPTIQYVVEEAVASGIDDILIITGKGKRSIEDHFDRAFELEYFLKNGGKTDYLKEVEYISELADIYYVRQKKQKGLGDAIACARKHVDGDPFAVLLGDTIAQSKVPCTKQLMNVYDKYESSVIAIEEVPDEKVERYGIIKGSKIDDSLYKIEDLVEKPKLADAPSNLGIIGRYLLTPDIFDHIDEVEPGVGGEIQLTDALRHLDESYGCIFNGKLHDIGNTVDWLKSSIEIAMEDEDVKKELLEHLSNLLK from the coding sequence ATGAAAGCGGTGATACCTGCTGCTGGACTTGGTACAAGGTTTTTACCTGCCACAAAAGCACAACCAAAAGAAATGCTCCCAGTGTTTAATAAACCAACAATACAATACGTAGTTGAAGAAGCTGTAGCTTCAGGAATAGATGATATATTAATAATAACAGGAAAAGGTAAACGATCCATTGAAGATCATTTTGACAGAGCTTTTGAATTAGAATACTTCCTTAAAAATGGTGGAAAAACTGATTATCTCAAGGAAGTAGAGTATATATCTGAGCTCGCTGATATTTATTATGTAAGACAAAAAAAGCAGAAGGGACTTGGAGATGCAATAGCATGTGCAAGAAAACACGTCGACGGCGATCCTTTTGCAGTTTTGCTTGGAGATACCATAGCTCAATCTAAAGTTCCCTGTACAAAGCAGCTTATGAATGTTTATGATAAGTACGAATCTTCAGTGATTGCTATAGAAGAAGTTCCTGATGAAAAAGTAGAAAGATATGGTATAATTAAGGGATCTAAAATTGATGATTCTCTTTATAAAATTGAAGACCTGGTTGAAAAACCTAAATTAGCGGATGCACCTTCCAATTTAGGAATTATAGGAAGATATTTACTCACTCCGGATATTTTTGATCATATTGATGAAGTTGAACCCGGCGTCGGTGGCGAAATCCAGCTTACAGATGCTTTAAGGCATTTAGATGAAAGCTACGGTTGTATATTCAATGGTAAACTCCATGATATTGGGAATACAGTGGACTGGCTTAAAAGCTCAATTGAAATTGCAATGGAAGATGAGGATGTTAAAAAGGAATTACTGGAGCATTTAAGCAATCTTCTAAAATAA
- a CDS encoding GIY-YIG nuclease family protein — MATYCLIIQLSQDSTIKVGKLGEMDFKKGYYVYVGSALNSIDSRVRRHLSKEKKLFWHIDYLLNSPNSDVKEVILERSPEKWECDVAMEISKKGTSTDKFGCSDCKCSSHLFYFEKKKAAENACLYSFKKLKLAFETIEN, encoded by the coding sequence ATGGCAACATACTGTCTCATAATCCAATTAAGCCAAGATTCAACAATTAAAGTAGGAAAACTTGGTGAAATGGACTTTAAAAAGGGATACTATGTGTATGTAGGATCTGCACTTAATTCTATAGACAGCAGGGTACGAAGACATCTATCCAAAGAAAAAAAGTTGTTCTGGCATATCGACTACCTTTTAAACTCCCCAAATTCAGATGTAAAAGAAGTAATACTGGAAAGAAGCCCAGAAAAATGGGAGTGTGATGTTGCCATGGAAATTTCAAAGAAAGGAACATCCACTGACAAATTCGGCTGTTCTGACTGCAAGTGCAGTTCACATTTATTCTATTTTGAAAAGAAAAAAGCTGCAGAAAATGCATGTTTGTATTCATTTAAGAAATTAAAATTAGCTTTTGAAACAATAGAAAATTAA
- a CDS encoding glycosyltransferase family 4 protein, with protein MKIAFIYDAVYPFITGGAEKRVYELAKRLVQRGHDVHWYGVGWWWPEKGQKDIEMEGIHLHGVCKPMDLYNCERRSINEAVYFAVRLLPKLGMEKFDVIDCQGFPFFSCFTAKLNSLFGGSPLIITLHEVWNDYWYEYLGKAGFFGKLVEKVMVNLTGRIITVSKKTKFDLNAIKSSEKSLVIPNGIDFNYISKICPAGEKSDVIFAGRLIKEKNVEILIKAISNVKEKIPDIKCCIIGDGPERAKLEKLVQELSIQDNVEFKDFMKDYDNLISYMKSSEVFVLPSTREGFGIVVIEANACGLPVVVVDHKMNAASDLIINNKNGIVSGFSKDDIAENIINMINKKKEMQDGCIQTSKEYDWDKIVDTLEEFYKC; from the coding sequence ATGAAAATTGCCTTTATTTATGATGCTGTTTATCCTTTTATTACTGGAGGGGCGGAAAAAAGAGTCTATGAACTGGCAAAACGGCTTGTTCAAAGGGGCCATGATGTCCACTGGTATGGTGTCGGCTGGTGGTGGCCTGAAAAAGGGCAAAAAGATATTGAAATGGAAGGAATTCACTTACATGGTGTTTGCAAACCTATGGATCTATATAATTGCGAAAGAAGATCTATAAATGAAGCTGTCTATTTTGCAGTGCGTCTCCTTCCAAAACTTGGAATGGAAAAGTTTGATGTTATTGACTGCCAGGGATTTCCTTTCTTTTCATGCTTCACAGCCAAGTTAAATTCTTTATTTGGAGGTTCTCCACTTATAATTACATTACATGAAGTATGGAATGATTACTGGTATGAATATCTTGGAAAAGCAGGATTTTTTGGCAAATTAGTTGAAAAAGTAATGGTTAATCTTACAGGTAGGATTATAACAGTTTCCAAGAAAACAAAATTTGATTTAAATGCAATTAAATCCTCTGAAAAATCATTAGTTATTCCTAATGGTATTGATTTTAATTATATCTCTAAAATATGTCCTGCAGGTGAAAAATCAGATGTTATATTTGCAGGCAGGCTAATCAAAGAAAAAAATGTAGAGATATTAATTAAGGCTATCTCTAATGTAAAAGAGAAAATTCCGGATATAAAATGCTGTATAATAGGCGACGGTCCAGAAAGGGCAAAACTCGAGAAACTGGTACAAGAACTTAGTATACAGGATAATGTTGAATTTAAGGATTTTATGAAAGATTATGATAACTTAATTTCTTACATGAAGTCTTCTGAAGTTTTTGTTCTGCCTTCAACAAGGGAAGGATTTGGAATAGTTGTAATTGAAGCGAATGCATGTGGACTTCCGGTTGTAGTGGTAGACCACAAAATGAATGCTGCATCTGACCTTATAATTAATAATAAGAATGGAATTGTATCTGGTTTTTCTAAAGATGATATTGCAGAGAATATAATTAACATGATTAACAAAAAGAAAGAAATGCAGGATGGTTGTATTCAAACTTCAAAGGAATATGATTGGGATAAAATAGTAGATACTCTGGAAGAATTTTATAAATGTTAA
- a CDS encoding DUF371 domain-containing protein translates to MEYTFYAKGHKNVTSAHRSTFEVTMDEEIGIRADCIVGVSSKTKLVDLPSELRKAIKDENTRIKVQLETENVKDEINGYGHPELTLDHPTDMVCRKSEFKCSRTLMIKSDKAAVDLKRELVEDLKEGKDLKVTILVE, encoded by the coding sequence ATGGAATACACTTTTTATGCTAAAGGACATAAAAATGTCACTTCTGCCCATAGATCAACATTTGAAGTTACTATGGATGAAGAAATAGGAATAAGGGCTGATTGTATTGTAGGGGTTTCATCTAAAACTAAGCTTGTAGATCTTCCTTCAGAACTTAGAAAAGCCATAAAAGATGAAAATACACGGATTAAAGTTCAACTTGAAACAGAAAATGTAAAGGATGAAATTAACGGGTATGGACATCCAGAACTTACTCTGGATCATCCAACAGATATGGTATGTAGAAAAAGTGAGTTTAAATGCAGCCGTACTTTGATGATAAAATCAGACAAAGCTGCAGTTGACCTTAAAAGGGAGCTTGTAGAGGATTTAAAGGAAGGAAAAGATTTAAAGGTAACAATATTGGTAGAATAA
- a CDS encoding glycosyltransferase family 4 protein encodes MKIVQTPVRFYPFIGGVENYVYYLSKELVKLGHDITVICANEPVSKKQESVGGIEIKRLSYFGKIANTNITPQLPFALSKEEFDVIHTHVPTPWSADWSNVISKFKKKPLVVTYHNDIIGNGIANYIAGFYNSTALKSLLGKADKIIITQPNYMYSSPYLGNYRDKIEVIPNGVDVDKFKPINIKKEENSIFFLSLLDEFHKYKGLDYLLNALKIVKLEIEDVKLIVGGKGKLLDYYRNMVNEMGLGDNVEFHGFIPDEKIAEYYSKCCVFILPSISSKQEGFGIVALEALACETPVISTEIVGVADDVKESNSGIIVPPKDVDKLADAILKILSNKESSFKMGINGRKLVEEKYTWAGIAKMAEKVYRELI; translated from the coding sequence ATGAAGATAGTTCAAACGCCTGTTAGGTTTTACCCGTTTATAGGCGGTGTGGAAAATTATGTATATTATTTATCAAAGGAACTGGTTAAATTAGGTCATGATATCACTGTTATTTGTGCAAACGAACCTGTTTCAAAAAAACAAGAATCTGTTGGGGGCATCGAAATAAAAAGGCTTTCTTATTTTGGTAAAATTGCAAATACGAATATAACGCCCCAATTGCCCTTTGCACTGTCAAAAGAAGAATTTGATGTTATTCATACCCATGTACCTACTCCGTGGAGTGCTGATTGGAGTAATGTAATCTCTAAATTTAAAAAAAAGCCTTTAGTTGTTACTTATCATAATGATATAATTGGGAATGGTATTGCAAATTATATTGCTGGATTTTATAATTCCACTGCTTTAAAATCGTTGCTGGGCAAAGCAGATAAAATAATAATTACTCAACCTAATTACATGTATTCATCTCCTTATCTAGGAAATTATAGGGATAAGATTGAAGTTATACCCAATGGAGTTGATGTGGATAAATTCAAACCTATCAATATAAAGAAAGAAGAAAACAGCATATTTTTCCTGAGCCTTTTAGACGAATTTCACAAATATAAGGGTCTGGACTATTTATTAAATGCATTAAAAATAGTAAAACTTGAAATAGAAGACGTAAAATTAATAGTTGGTGGAAAAGGTAAGTTACTGGATTATTACCGCAACATGGTAAATGAAATGGGCTTAGGGGACAATGTTGAATTCCATGGTTTTATTCCAGATGAAAAAATTGCAGAATATTACAGTAAATGCTGTGTTTTTATACTGCCTTCAATCTCATCAAAACAGGAAGGCTTTGGTATCGTTGCCCTTGAGGCGCTTGCATGTGAAACTCCAGTGATAAGCACAGAAATTGTTGGTGTAGCAGATGATGTCAAAGAAAGTAATTCTGGGATTATCGTACCTCCTAAAGATGTAGATAAACTAGCAGATGCAATACTTAAAATATTATCTAATAAAGAGTCCTCCTTCAAAATGGGAATTAATGGAAGAAAACTTGTAGAAGAAAAGTATACATGGGCAGGTATTGCTAAAATGGCTGAAAAAGTTTATAGGGAGTTAATATGA
- a CDS encoding glycosyltransferase family 4 protein, which translates to MKICLISNLYPPCILGGAEVVVEKVAENLAIKGHEVVVITTSYDEETVETVNSVKVYRVNPLNVYKVCDHPKKHSFMKPIWHTIDLWNIQAYKILKSILERENPDIVHIHNFKGFSLSAFQVVKKLNLPLVFTAHDYSLICMRANLLNSSGNICDTPSALCSVYNKIQKNLVDNKPDVVIAPSKFVINKLKSEGLFENIETVKVPLGIGIEDKKEDKDYVTIDILYVGALSEHKGVHILINAFKNLKYENITLHIVGKGNDEYKFKQIAKGDKRIVFHGFKTGSDLINFYKNANINVVPSIWYDNSPMVIYESLMCGTPVIGSRIGGIPELIENGYNGFLFEAGNAGELEKILESVIENPSKLKELENGALKSVQKYSMENHINKLIEIYESLILAN; encoded by the coding sequence ATGAAGATCTGTCTTATATCTAACTTGTATCCTCCGTGTATATTGGGCGGAGCAGAGGTAGTAGTAGAAAAGGTTGCTGAGAATCTGGCAATAAAAGGTCATGAAGTGGTAGTCATTACCACCAGTTATGATGAAGAAACTGTGGAAACTGTAAATAGTGTTAAGGTCTACAGGGTAAATCCATTAAACGTTTATAAAGTGTGTGACCACCCTAAAAAACATTCTTTTATGAAACCAATATGGCATACAATTGATTTATGGAATATTCAGGCTTATAAAATATTGAAATCGATTTTAGAACGTGAAAACCCCGATATTGTACATATCCATAATTTTAAAGGATTTTCTTTATCAGCGTTTCAAGTGGTTAAAAAATTAAATTTACCTCTAGTTTTCACAGCGCATGACTATTCATTGATATGTATGAGAGCAAATCTTTTAAATAGCTCTGGAAACATTTGTGATACTCCCTCCGCGTTATGTAGTGTATATAACAAAATTCAAAAAAATCTGGTGGATAATAAGCCGGATGTGGTCATTGCACCTTCAAAATTTGTAATTAATAAGTTAAAATCAGAGGGCTTATTTGAAAATATTGAAACTGTTAAAGTTCCATTGGGAATTGGAATAGAGGATAAAAAAGAAGATAAGGACTATGTTACCATTGATATTTTATATGTCGGTGCTTTAAGTGAACATAAAGGAGTTCATATATTAATAAATGCTTTTAAAAATTTAAAATATGAAAATATAACTCTCCATATTGTAGGAAAAGGCAATGATGAATATAAATTTAAGCAAATTGCAAAGGGAGATAAAAGGATCGTTTTCCATGGTTTTAAAACTGGCAGCGACCTTATAAATTTTTATAAAAATGCGAATATTAATGTTGTTCCGTCAATATGGTATGATAACTCTCCAATGGTGATTTATGAAAGTTTAATGTGTGGAACACCTGTAATAGGAAGTAGAATAGGTGGGATACCTGAATTAATTGAAAATGGATATAATGGATTTCTTTTTGAGGCAGGAAATGCAGGTGAACTTGAGAAGATACTGGAATCTGTTATCGAGAATCCCTCTAAATTAAAAGAATTGGAAAATGGAGCTTTGAAATCTGTACAAAAATACTCGATGGAAAACCATATAAATAAACTCATAGAAATATATGAATCCTTAATTTTAGCTAACTAA
- a CDS encoding zinc-ribbon domain-containing protein, producing the protein MFCRKCGAENKKDAKFCKKCGINLNDDSKITKENTGSPVKFLIVICFVLVAGLGIAAGNIFHDPGVTSNSSGTNQQSNSSTDDAGIDQQSSSEEKVVCELCGGTGVCCNCGGDGVWGADIPCTMCWGTGVCPACNGTGYTIKRSSSSSSSDDNWQADAIKHWGDTKVDNAKTQEHLAEEKGHSMDYTHTGYHDPDTDPYYVK; encoded by the coding sequence ATGTTTTGTCGAAAATGCGGCGCAGAAAATAAGAAAGATGCTAAATTCTGTAAAAAATGTGGAATTAATCTAAATGATGATTCAAAAATAACCAAAGAAAATACAGGTTCTCCTGTTAAATTTCTTATTGTGATCTGTTTCGTTTTAGTTGCTGGACTAGGAATAGCAGCAGGAAATATATTTCATGATCCCGGAGTGACATCTAATTCATCTGGAACTAATCAACAATCAAATTCAAGTACTGATGATGCTGGAATTGATCAACAATCAAGTTCTGAGGAAAAAGTAGTTTGTGAATTGTGTGGAGGAACTGGCGTTTGCTGTAATTGCGGAGGAGATGGCGTTTGGGGGGCTGATATACCATGTACAATGTGTTGGGGTACTGGTGTATGTCCAGCTTGTAACGGAACTGGATACACAATTAAAAGATCAAGTAGTTCTAGTTCTAGTGATGATAACTGGCAAGCTGATGCTATTAAACATTGGGGAGATACAAAAGTAGATAATGCTAAGACTCAGGAGCATTTAGCGGAAGAAAAAGGCCATAGTATGGATTATACACATACAGGATATCATGATCCGGATACAGATCCTTACTACGTTAAGTGA
- a CDS encoding DUF167 family protein, whose protein sequence is MKAVTETRDGIVVDIEVSPKSKTFEIIGYNKWREKIEIRIKSVPQKGKANKEIVNEFSRLTGSQVEIISGLKSHHKTLRVYNLSKSEFLHILKDKYNL, encoded by the coding sequence ATGAAAGCTGTAACTGAAACCCGTGATGGAATAGTAGTAGATATAGAAGTTTCTCCTAAATCAAAGACGTTTGAAATAATTGGTTACAATAAGTGGCGAGAAAAAATAGAAATTAGAATAAAATCAGTTCCGCAGAAGGGTAAGGCTAATAAAGAAATAGTAAATGAATTTTCACGTCTTACAGGGTCGCAAGTTGAAATTATTTCAGGACTGAAAAGCCATCATAAGACTCTCAGAGTTTATAATCTCTCTAAATCTGAATTTTTACATATTCTAAAGGATAAATATAATTTATAG
- a CDS encoding helix-turn-helix domain-containing protein: MDHIYEKVKSFIEDNGDEYYLCEIEDILGVDEETLLEVLKQLKNDNIVTEEHFFETGCVNNRVCTDCFEPMEHEDTELKETPEGDIQHIHVYRCHKCFKKEYY, encoded by the coding sequence TTGGATCATATATACGAAAAGGTTAAATCATTCATAGAAGACAACGGCGATGAATATTATCTCTGCGAGATAGAGGATATTCTGGGGGTCGATGAAGAAACCCTTTTAGAAGTGCTCAAGCAGCTTAAAAATGATAATATAGTAACTGAAGAGCATTTTTTTGAAACGGGCTGTGTAAATAATAGAGTATGTACAGACTGCTTTGAACCTATGGAACATGAAGATACAGAGCTTAAAGAAACTCCTGAAGGGGATATTCAGCATATTCATGTTTACAGGTGTCATAAATGCTTTAAAAAGGAATATTACTAA
- a CDS encoding MFS transporter, translating to MRSEDSANMYDNEYLGKKSLNKPKFLSLSLFLLLQGEFISVIGNMIYEIGLGFWVLAFTGSTAIMGTLMAVSLVPSVLLSPFAGVIADRSNRKKLMVSMDIIRGITIIIVAIAAYFQILQLWEVFIAGIILGVCGAFFNPAAISILPKMVPKEKLTNVNSLFGIANTGADIMGNSIGGIAYVIIGAPLMFLFNGLSFIISGILTNFAKIPKNIESEITSQNFISDLKESITFIKNLKGLSSILLIFSITSFLEHMTIVLLIPLFQTSPGLGPAKYGISMASFTMGMLLSMIILSVVNLESSKKAPLMFICLCLSNLCFIAFALTNEFYVMITLLFLAGIAESVIAVFIMSSLQSIVPDNMMGKFIGIVEMLIMSLTPLAMVTGGFLAELFPIKTIFLVCFTASFLVSINLFFIPSFRKFITFNPEKQDITDLMS from the coding sequence ATGAGAAGCGAAGACTCTGCAAATATGTATGATAACGAATATTTAGGAAAAAAATCGCTTAATAAACCGAAATTTTTATCATTAAGTCTTTTTTTACTTTTACAAGGGGAATTTATATCTGTAATAGGTAATATGATCTATGAAATTGGACTTGGATTTTGGGTACTGGCATTTACAGGCTCTACTGCAATTATGGGTACTTTGATGGCAGTGTCACTTGTACCGAGTGTTTTGTTATCTCCTTTTGCGGGAGTAATTGCTGATCGATCTAACAGAAAAAAATTAATGGTATCTATGGATATTATCAGAGGGATAACCATTATAATTGTAGCCATTGCTGCCTATTTCCAGATATTACAGTTGTGGGAAGTTTTTATAGCAGGTATTATTCTTGGAGTTTGTGGGGCATTCTTTAATCCTGCAGCAATTTCTATACTACCAAAAATGGTTCCTAAAGAGAAATTAACTAATGTAAATTCTCTTTTTGGCATAGCCAATACTGGTGCAGATATTATGGGAAATTCAATTGGAGGTATTGCTTACGTTATAATAGGCGCTCCACTAATGTTCTTATTCAACGGTTTATCATTTATAATATCAGGAATTCTTACAAATTTTGCTAAAATCCCAAAAAATATAGAATCCGAGATTACATCCCAAAATTTCATATCAGATCTTAAGGAATCCATCACATTCATTAAAAATTTGAAAGGACTTTCCTCTATTTTACTAATATTTTCAATCACCAGTTTTCTAGAACACATGACTATCGTACTTCTCATACCCCTTTTTCAGACTTCTCCAGGCTTAGGACCTGCAAAATACGGAATATCTATGGCCAGCTTCACCATGGGCATGCTTTTAAGTATGATAATCCTTTCAGTGGTAAATTTGGAATCTTCAAAGAAGGCCCCATTAATGTTCATATGTCTTTGTTTATCTAATCTATGCTTCATAGCCTTTGCTTTAACAAATGAATTTTATGTAATGATCACTCTGCTATTCCTTGCAGGTATTGCAGAATCTGTAATTGCTGTTTTTATTATGTCATCACTTCAATCTATTGTCCCCGACAACATGATGGGCAAATTCATAGGTATTGTAGAAATGTTGATAATGTCACTTACACCTCTTGCTATGGTCACAGGGGGCTTTTTAGCAGAACTTTTCCCTATAAAAACAATATTTTTAGTTTGTTTTACAGCAAGTTTCCTGGTTTCTATCAACCTATTCTTTATTCCATCATTTCGAAAATTCATTACTTTTAACCCGGAAAAACAGGATATAACCGATTTAATGTCCTGA
- a CDS encoding glycosyltransferase family 2 protein: MKISIVIPALNEEGIVGKTVKSVPVEKLKSNGLDVEIVVVDNASTDNTASEAREAGARVVYGEKRGYGNAYLKGFSEAEGDIVVMGDADGTYPFEMTYEFIQPILKGEADFVMGSRLNGDIKEGAMPALHRYIGNPFLTWVLNVLFKAGISDAHCGMRAIKKDVLDDLNLKSSGMEFASEMVIEAARKNVRMTEIPITYYPREGESKLSSFADGWRHLRFMMLYRPTPFLLGPGLVVLIVGIALTLGVLFGFQSRRHTLILGSLLLIIGYQMLLAWIQFGAFGIVNGITGTSRTIKKFVNYHSLGRELFLGILLLVCGVLVGFKVLFSWQAVGFGALSEIQFATLALILSILGIQTIFSGMFLSLLLLNSDYGD, translated from the coding sequence ATGAAGATTTCGATTGTTATCCCCGCATTAAATGAAGAAGGAATCGTTGGTAAAACAGTTAAATCGGTTCCAGTTGAAAAATTAAAGAGCAATGGTCTTGATGTTGAGATAGTAGTGGTAGATAATGCATCAACTGATAACACTGCTTCAGAAGCACGTGAAGCTGGAGCAAGAGTGGTATATGGAGAAAAGAGAGGATATGGTAATGCTTATTTAAAAGGATTTTCTGAAGCAGAAGGGGATATAGTTGTAATGGGGGATGCAGACGGTACATATCCTTTTGAAATGACATATGAATTCATTCAACCTATCTTGAAGGGAGAAGCTGATTTTGTAATGGGCTCCAGGCTCAATGGAGATATAAAAGAGGGCGCCATGCCGGCACTTCACAGATATATAGGTAACCCTTTTCTTACATGGGTTTTAAATGTTCTATTTAAAGCTGGAATTTCTGATGCTCATTGTGGAATGAGGGCCATAAAAAAAGATGTTCTTGATGATTTAAACCTTAAAAGCAGTGGAATGGAATTTGCTTCAGAGATGGTAATTGAAGCCGCTAGAAAAAATGTTAGAATGACTGAAATTCCAATTACTTACTATCCTAGAGAAGGTGAATCAAAGTTAAGTTCTTTTGCAGATGGTTGGAGACACTTAAGGTTTATGATGCTTTACAGGCCTACACCGTTTCTTTTAGGTCCTGGTTTAGTAGTATTGATTGTAGGTATAGCTTTAACTCTTGGAGTTCTTTTTGGATTCCAGTCCCGGCGGCACACTTTAATTTTAGGCAGTTTACTGCTTATTATCGGATATCAAATGCTTCTGGCGTGGATACAATTTGGAGCATTTGGAATAGTCAATGGAATCACTGGAACTTCTAGAACAATAAAGAAATTCGTTAATTACCATTCACTTGGAAGAGAACTATTTTTAGGGATTCTTCTTTTAGTCTGTGGGGTACTTGTAGGGTTTAAGGTACTCTTCAGCTGGCAGGCAGTTGGATTTGGAGCTCTCTCTGAGATTCAGTTTGCTACACTGGCTCTGATATTATCCATATTGGGAATTCAGACTATATTCTCCGGAATGTTCTTGAGCTTGCTGCTGTTAAACAGCGACTATGGCGATTAA